In one Brevibacillus composti genomic region, the following are encoded:
- a CDS encoding DUF6932 family protein has protein sequence MSPIPDFIDGYHLPPGEHECSFDEIEQRFVNNPQRQKVWSDYKRLYDRLSSLGLNPKSVLIDGSFVTGREQPGDVDFGALFPPSVVKQALSNVQDSHDKEAIMMFNNPNNQIVIRNLFGAHMLVAPNEFGLRQISKLFRTGGDQFGKLRDRDPKRDPDWVIIPKEKGILRVNL, from the coding sequence GTGTCTCCAATTCCAGATTTTATTGATGGTTATCATTTACCACCTGGAGAACATGAATGTTCATTTGACGAAATAGAACAAAGGTTTGTTAATAATCCGCAAAGGCAGAAAGTATGGTCGGATTATAAGCGATTGTATGACCGTTTAAGTTCCCTTGGCCTTAATCCTAAGTCAGTATTGATTGATGGGAGTTTTGTGACGGGAAGAGAACAGCCAGGAGATGTTGATTTCGGAGCATTATTTCCCCCAAGTGTGGTTAAACAAGCCCTCAGTAATGTCCAGGATTCGCATGATAAAGAAGCAATAATGATGTTTAATAATCCAAATAATCAAATTGTAATTAGAAATTTATTTGGTGCCCATATGCTGGTTGCTCCCAATGAGTTTGGGTTACGTCAAATTTCGAAGTTATTCAGAACAGGGGGAGACCAGTTCGGTAAACTTAGAGATCGAGATCCAAAAAGGGATCCCGACTGGGTAATAATTCCTAAAGAAAAGGGTATACTTAGAGTGAATTTATAA
- the istB gene encoding IS21-like element helper ATPase IstB: MRSLIEEHAKRLKLSWIRENYHAVEAETHEEFLLCLFEREIQQREERKLNLLLSQSCLPDISGKQLEWHGIHMNGNITKEEILQGRFIERKENLILYGGVGVGKTLMAALAGWNCIQKSQKRVRFYTVAQLVNSLLEVNEKGTLGRLFKQIESLDLLILDELGYVPLHKQGAELLFQVINLCYEKRSVIITTNLQFGQWNHVLGDPILTEAFIDRLIHYSHLIVFNRDSFRHKDSLMNR; this comes from the coding sequence GTGAGAAGCCTCATTGAAGAGCATGCCAAGCGTTTGAAATTAAGTTGGATACGGGAGAATTATCACGCGGTGGAAGCTGAAACACATGAAGAATTTCTGCTCTGCTTATTCGAAAGGGAAATACAGCAACGAGAGGAACGGAAGCTCAATCTCCTTCTCAGTCAATCCTGTTTGCCGGATATATCTGGCAAGCAGCTAGAATGGCACGGTATTCATATGAATGGAAACATTACAAAGGAAGAAATCTTGCAAGGCAGGTTCATAGAGAGAAAAGAGAATTTAATCCTATATGGAGGCGTCGGGGTCGGGAAAACGCTTATGGCAGCCTTGGCAGGCTGGAACTGCATCCAAAAAAGCCAAAAACGGGTGCGCTTCTATACAGTCGCTCAACTCGTGAACAGCCTGTTAGAGGTTAACGAGAAGGGAACTCTTGGTAGGCTGTTTAAACAAATAGAGAGCCTGGATCTATTAATTCTTGATGAATTAGGCTATGTACCCCTTCACAAGCAAGGAGCAGAATTACTGTTTCAAGTGATCAATCTGTGTTATGAAAAGCGTAGTGTCATCATAACCACGAACTTACAGTTCGGCCAATGGAATCACGTTTTGGGCGATCCAATACTGACGGAAGCATTCATTGATCGTCTCATTCACTATTCGCATTTGATTGTTTTTAATCGTGATAGTTTTCGTCATAAGGATTCACTGATGAATCGATGA
- a CDS encoding restriction endonuclease has product MEDKIITYSKETREYLVGTVTKPFSHNPAIISDYYPNVIGVQWDSKRISRDDLSQGAKNTLGGISTVFRVDSWAQEFESLLQGQGYTTTAITHDGNDNSEENEMIIQQALTMLEDAFDKLDAWQMQDLVGGLLEAMGYQVRISPKGPDGGVDIIAHRDAFGFEKPVIKVQVKHRKTAVGGPEIQQLLGANPINANSLFVSTGGFTPSAKNVAQQNGVKLLDLTELVELVSEWYEKMTVERKALIPLRKIYVPV; this is encoded by the coding sequence ATGGAAGATAAAATCATTACATACTCTAAGGAAACACGCGAATATCTGGTTGGTACGGTAACAAAACCATTTTCTCATAATCCTGCTATTATCAGTGATTACTACCCAAACGTAATCGGTGTGCAATGGGATTCTAAGCGAATCTCACGCGATGATCTTTCACAAGGTGCCAAAAACACACTTGGGGGTATTTCAACAGTATTTCGCGTAGACAGTTGGGCACAAGAATTTGAGAGTTTACTGCAGGGACAAGGATATACAACAACAGCGATTACACACGATGGTAATGACAACAGTGAAGAGAATGAAATGATTATCCAACAAGCGTTAACTATGCTTGAGGACGCTTTTGATAAACTTGATGCCTGGCAGATGCAAGACTTAGTCGGTGGTCTATTAGAGGCTATGGGGTATCAGGTTCGAATAAGCCCTAAAGGCCCTGACGGCGGTGTGGATATCATAGCCCATCGAGATGCTTTCGGATTCGAAAAGCCAGTTATAAAAGTACAAGTAAAGCATCGTAAAACTGCTGTGGGTGGCCCCGAAATTCAACAACTTTTAGGGGCTAACCCAATCAATGCAAATAGCTTGTTTGTTTCAACTGGTGGCTTTACACCGTCAGCAAAAAACGTGGCTCAACAAAATGGAGTGAAACTGCTCGACCTAACAGAATTGGTTGAGTTAGTGAGTGAGTGGTATGAAAAAATGACAGTTGAAAGAAAAGCGTTGATTCCTCTTAGAAAAATATATGTGCCAGTGTAA
- a CDS encoding restriction endonuclease subunit S produces the protein MKQRYILLGKIAHVISGYAFKSQDFQESGVPVIKISNIKQESITFENCQYLNEEFLSIDKKYHVSNGDILISLTGSHLSQPNSVVGRIARYRHPFDSLLNQRVGKIIVKDTSKYVDTYIYYFLLQDDVRYTLAVNAKGSANQANISPSDVEGLLIPDFPYSLQKRIADILSSYDDLIENNKRRIALLEESARLLYKEWFVHFRFPGHEHVKIIDGVPEGWRRSTLDQIAEIVMGQSPESKYYNETGDGLPFHQGVSDFGVRFPSNSIYCTIKNRTAEPGDILFSVRAPVGRINIAPELLVIGRGLSAIREKSGYQSFLFYQLKNHFFKEDIIGGGTIFASITKKALQEVNLLTPPVQLIEAFQRYVLPIDKQIEILHKSTDSLRKARDILLPRLMKGEIQL, from the coding sequence ATGAAGCAACGGTATATTTTATTAGGGAAAATAGCTCATGTAATATCAGGTTATGCCTTTAAGTCTCAGGATTTCCAGGAATCAGGTGTTCCTGTAATCAAGATAAGTAACATTAAACAAGAATCTATAACTTTTGAGAATTGTCAGTACTTGAATGAAGAATTTCTTTCTATTGATAAAAAGTATCATGTTAGTAATGGAGATATTTTAATTTCCTTGACGGGCTCACATCTTTCTCAACCCAATTCTGTAGTTGGTAGGATTGCTAGATATAGACATCCTTTTGATTCTCTCCTTAACCAACGCGTTGGGAAGATAATAGTGAAGGATACAAGCAAATATGTAGACACCTATATCTATTATTTCTTACTTCAAGATGACGTTCGCTATACTTTAGCGGTCAATGCTAAAGGTTCTGCTAATCAAGCGAATATTAGTCCATCTGACGTTGAAGGCTTATTGATTCCTGATTTTCCCTATTCCCTACAGAAACGCATAGCGGATATCCTATCCTCATACGACGACTTAATTGAGAATAATAAACGCCGTATTGCTCTCTTGGAAGAGTCAGCTCGACTACTCTACAAGGAATGGTTTGTTCATTTTCGTTTTCCCGGGCATGAGCATGTGAAAATTATTGATGGAGTACCAGAGGGATGGAGAAGAAGTACTCTAGATCAAATAGCAGAGATTGTTATGGGACAAAGCCCAGAATCAAAATATTACAATGAAACCGGAGATGGACTTCCTTTTCATCAAGGGGTAAGTGATTTTGGCGTAAGGTTTCCTAGCAATTCAATTTATTGCACAATAAAAAATCGGACAGCTGAACCAGGTGATATCCTGTTTAGTGTTCGAGCTCCGGTGGGAAGAATCAATATCGCACCTGAGTTGCTTGTAATCGGTCGAGGTCTAAGCGCAATTAGGGAAAAAAGTGGGTATCAATCTTTTCTGTTTTACCAACTCAAAAACCATTTCTTTAAAGAAGATATTATTGGCGGTGGAACTATTTTTGCGTCAATAACAAAGAAAGCTCTACAAGAAGTAAATCTATTGACACCACCGGTTCAACTTATAGAGGCATTTCAGAGGTATGTCTTGCCTATTGATAAACAAATAGAAATCCTACACAAGTCAACTGATAGCCTTAGAAAGGCCCGCGACATCCTACTTCCACGCCTGATGAAAGGGGAGATTCAATTGTGA
- a CDS encoding class I SAM-dependent DNA methyltransferase: protein MAQLENIEAIEKKLWEAADTLRANSNYASNEYFMPVMGLIFLRHAYSRYLSVKDEIVANLPKRGGKTRELTKEDFSQKGAIFLREKAQFDYLVALPDSEDRAKAIIEAMESIEEDYETLRGVLPKSEYQELDNDVLGQLLRTLNPEELKNATGDIFGRIYEYFLTQFADQKAHDGGEFFTPVSLVSFIANVLEPKKGTILDPACGSGGMFVQSAHFVERLQENPTERLTFYGMEKNPTTIRLAKMNLAVHGLEGNIQKAITYYEDPLGLRGEVDFVMANPPFNVDEVDADKIKQDPRLPFGLPGINKNGKVPNGNYLWISYFYSYLNDTGRAGFVMSSQASSAGRDEAIVRRKLIETGAVDIMVAIRSNFFYTRSVPCELWFLNRAKPEHQKDKVLMLDARNIYRKVTRKIYDFSPEQLQNLLSIIWLYRGENERFSKLVENYLERTFEEAKRCFNQVDDRGNNINLLKGYIDAINQLLQVLKPFLQTVEEEEVHSTVLKELKQGLRVFSDDVEDFCVILEKERIDWESHTKSFSGIKDETERLVSLTDQSRVLVKQADMLYKLAIRLIEVCENELNARESKLWVNREVTKARKEADIARQEAVEQLKKVRYFHKQAFWLTERFPNGVYNDVEGLVKLVDRTELEEKDWSLTPGRYVGVAPEEVDEDFDFEEALRDIHIELEGLNAEAVELAKNIMKNFKELGL, encoded by the coding sequence ATGGCTCAACTGGAAAACATCGAAGCGATTGAGAAAAAGCTGTGGGAAGCGGCAGATACACTGCGGGCAAACTCCAACTATGCCAGTAATGAATACTTTATGCCCGTAATGGGCCTGATCTTCTTACGGCATGCCTATAGCCGATATTTATCAGTAAAAGATGAGATTGTGGCGAACTTGCCAAAACGCGGTGGGAAAACACGTGAGTTGACTAAAGAAGACTTCTCACAAAAAGGGGCAATTTTCTTAAGAGAAAAGGCTCAGTTTGATTACCTCGTTGCTCTCCCTGACAGTGAGGATAGAGCAAAAGCAATCATCGAAGCGATGGAATCCATTGAAGAGGATTACGAGACTCTGCGAGGCGTTTTACCTAAATCAGAATATCAAGAATTGGACAATGATGTATTGGGCCAACTCTTACGTACACTGAACCCTGAAGAATTAAAGAATGCAACGGGGGATATTTTTGGCCGTATTTATGAATACTTCCTTACCCAATTTGCTGACCAAAAGGCACACGACGGTGGAGAGTTTTTTACACCTGTTTCCTTAGTATCGTTTATTGCTAACGTGCTTGAACCAAAGAAAGGTACCATTCTCGATCCAGCATGTGGGTCGGGGGGGATGTTTGTTCAAAGTGCTCATTTTGTCGAGCGTCTCCAAGAGAACCCAACAGAACGGCTGACGTTTTATGGAATGGAAAAAAACCCTACAACTATTCGTTTGGCAAAGATGAATCTGGCTGTTCATGGATTAGAGGGGAATATACAAAAAGCTATTACCTACTATGAAGATCCGTTGGGGTTGAGAGGCGAAGTGGATTTTGTTATGGCTAATCCCCCTTTTAACGTGGATGAAGTAGATGCGGACAAGATAAAGCAAGATCCCAGATTACCTTTTGGTCTGCCCGGAATCAATAAAAACGGCAAAGTACCAAACGGAAATTACTTATGGATAAGCTACTTCTACAGCTACCTTAATGATACAGGTAGAGCAGGTTTTGTTATGTCGTCTCAGGCTTCCAGTGCTGGCCGAGATGAGGCAATTGTTCGTCGGAAGCTTATCGAAACGGGAGCGGTCGATATCATGGTAGCCATTCGCTCCAACTTCTTTTACACGCGATCTGTTCCATGTGAGCTGTGGTTCCTAAATCGAGCAAAACCAGAGCATCAGAAGGATAAAGTATTGATGCTGGATGCACGAAATATCTACCGTAAAGTAACCCGCAAAATTTACGACTTTAGTCCAGAACAATTACAAAATCTACTCTCAATTATCTGGTTATATCGAGGAGAAAATGAGAGATTTTCCAAGCTTGTTGAAAATTATTTGGAACGGACATTTGAAGAGGCTAAACGTTGTTTTAATCAGGTGGATGATAGAGGGAATAACATTAACCTGTTGAAAGGCTATATAGACGCAATCAATCAACTGCTACAAGTTTTAAAACCATTTCTGCAAACTGTTGAGGAAGAGGAAGTACATTCCACCGTACTTAAAGAACTAAAACAGGGATTGCGGGTCTTTTCAGATGATGTGGAAGATTTCTGCGTCATTCTTGAAAAGGAAAGAATAGACTGGGAGAGTCACACAAAGAGTTTCTCTGGAATTAAGGACGAAACTGAGCGACTTGTATCGTTAACTGATCAGAGTCGCGTTCTCGTAAAACAAGCTGACATGCTTTATAAGTTAGCTATCCGTTTGATTGAAGTCTGCGAAAACGAGTTAAATGCCAGAGAAAGCAAACTCTGGGTTAATCGTGAAGTAACGAAGGCACGGAAGGAAGCTGATATAGCTCGTCAAGAAGCTGTTGAGCAACTGAAAAAAGTACGCTACTTCCATAAACAGGCATTTTGGTTAACTGAACGTTTTCCAAATGGCGTTTACAATGATGTGGAAGGCCTTGTTAAACTGGTTGATAGAACGGAATTGGAAGAAAAGGACTGGAGTCTTACACCGGGACGTTATGTGGGTGTGGCACCTGAAGAAGTAGACGAGGATTTCGATTTTGAAGAGGCATTGAGGGATATTCATATTGAACTTGAAGGATTGAACGCAGAAGCGGTTGAACTTGCAAAAAATATTATGAAAAACTTTAAGGAACTAGGCTTATGA
- a CDS encoding type I restriction endonuclease subunit R, with the protein MNEDTLVQETTAEYMHNVLGWESVNAISETYGTDGLLGRTSSKEVVLVRYLREKLEELNPGLPSSAYEDAVRQLKEYSTSHNMLTINREKYSLLKDGVLVTYHDSNNELQKDRLRVFDFNRADRNHFLCVREFWVKGDIYTRRADIVGFVNGIPLLFMELKNVNRDIRIAYDQNLSDYKDTVPHLFHHNAFIVLGNGIEAKIGSLSSRYEHFHEWKRLAEEDKGVVDMETLLKGICDKDNFMDLFENFILFDESSGGIVKILAQNHQFLGVNRAVKTVTERHERQGKLGVYWHTQGSGKSYSIIFFTRKVHRKLGGNFTFLICTDREDLDSQIYKSFAGCGLVSDRDPCRASSGEHLRALFTQHKPYIFTLIQKFNQDVDPNQPYSTRDDIIVISDEAHRTQYGRLSLNRRNALPNASYIGFTGTPLFSNDEITRQTFGDYISTYDFQRAVEDKATVPLYYDARGDKLGVAKNELNERIAEKLEQFEFEDIDVEQRLERELKRDYHVFTAGERLEQIAKDFVEHYSTAWETGKAMLVCIDKITCVRMYNYIQKYWKERTQQLELDVRNSLNEQDMIYRQRQVNWMKETQIAVVVSEEQGEVAKFQKWDLDIRPHRKLIKEGFENSNGERIDLESAFKKAEHPFRVAIVCAMWLTGFDVPSLSTLYLDKPLKAHTLMQTIARANRVSEGKNNGMIVDYCGIFKNLRQALATYAGQGDSGRDFTSGDVDPTKPATELIPDLEEAISFVRAFLKEGGASLDDIIEKTGFERNAAIVAAKDVANQNDETRKRFEIMCRAVFKKFKACLNEERVNDYRRDYDAINIIYRSLEKDRQQADISDIIRQLHEIVDEAIVTAPAQVKEESTPYNIANIDFERLRKEFEKSPAKNTTVQNLKNAIENRLARLLKQNPLRTNFQQHYEKIVEEYNREKDRSTIEKTFEALLKLVQELGEEEIRAVREGLDEESLAIFDLLKKPDLSKKETNRIKNVAVQLLQTLKEGKLKTERWKEKESTRDAVFSTIRDFLWDDTTGLPVDSFTDDEVTEMSHRVFQHVFYAYPTLPSPIYSNIS; encoded by the coding sequence ATGAACGAAGATACGCTAGTACAAGAAACTACGGCCGAGTATATGCATAATGTACTTGGCTGGGAGAGCGTAAATGCTATTTCGGAAACGTATGGTACAGATGGTTTACTGGGAAGAACCTCTTCTAAAGAAGTTGTTCTTGTTCGTTACCTTCGGGAGAAGTTAGAGGAACTTAACCCTGGATTACCTTCCTCTGCCTACGAGGACGCAGTACGACAGCTTAAGGAATATAGCACGAGTCACAACATGCTGACTATTAACCGTGAAAAATATTCACTTTTGAAAGACGGTGTACTGGTTACGTATCACGACAGTAACAACGAACTCCAAAAAGATCGGTTGAGAGTATTCGATTTTAATAGAGCGGATCGCAATCATTTTCTATGCGTCCGTGAATTTTGGGTAAAGGGTGATATCTACACACGCCGTGCGGATATAGTTGGCTTCGTTAACGGCATCCCCTTATTGTTTATGGAATTAAAGAATGTCAATCGAGATATTCGTATTGCTTACGATCAAAACCTGAGCGACTACAAAGACACCGTACCACATTTGTTTCATCACAACGCATTTATTGTGCTGGGAAATGGGATCGAAGCGAAAATAGGATCGCTTTCCAGCCGTTATGAGCATTTTCATGAATGGAAGCGCCTTGCGGAAGAGGATAAGGGAGTAGTAGACATGGAAACGCTCCTGAAAGGTATTTGTGACAAGGACAACTTCATGGACTTGTTTGAAAACTTCATCCTGTTTGACGAGTCTTCAGGGGGAATCGTAAAGATTCTTGCTCAAAACCATCAGTTTCTTGGCGTAAATCGAGCGGTAAAGACGGTTACCGAACGTCATGAACGACAAGGAAAACTAGGGGTATATTGGCATACACAAGGCTCTGGAAAGAGTTATTCCATCATCTTTTTTACTCGAAAAGTTCATCGCAAACTTGGTGGAAACTTCACTTTTTTAATTTGTACCGACCGAGAAGACCTGGACTCGCAGATTTATAAGAGTTTTGCAGGTTGTGGACTCGTCAGCGATCGCGATCCTTGCAGAGCTTCTTCTGGTGAGCATTTAAGAGCGTTGTTTACTCAGCATAAACCCTACATTTTTACACTGATTCAGAAGTTTAACCAAGATGTTGACCCCAACCAGCCTTATTCAACCCGAGACGATATCATTGTAATTAGTGACGAGGCACATCGAACACAATACGGACGATTGTCATTGAATAGACGCAACGCTTTGCCGAACGCTAGCTACATTGGATTTACTGGTACACCTCTGTTCAGTAATGACGAAATCACCCGTCAAACATTTGGTGATTATATCTCTACTTATGACTTCCAAAGGGCCGTAGAAGACAAGGCGACTGTCCCGCTTTATTACGATGCACGTGGTGACAAACTGGGAGTTGCAAAGAACGAGTTAAACGAGCGTATTGCAGAGAAACTGGAACAGTTCGAATTTGAAGACATTGATGTAGAGCAACGGCTGGAAAGGGAATTAAAACGAGATTATCATGTCTTTACAGCAGGTGAACGTTTGGAGCAGATAGCCAAAGATTTTGTGGAACACTATTCAACTGCTTGGGAAACGGGTAAGGCAATGCTGGTTTGTATAGACAAGATTACGTGTGTTCGTATGTACAATTATATTCAGAAATACTGGAAAGAACGAACACAGCAATTGGAATTAGATGTGCGAAATAGCCTCAATGAACAAGACATGATTTATCGGCAACGACAGGTCAATTGGATGAAGGAAACACAAATAGCAGTTGTAGTAAGTGAAGAGCAAGGCGAAGTAGCCAAGTTCCAAAAATGGGATTTGGACATTAGACCACACCGTAAACTGATTAAAGAGGGATTCGAAAATAGTAATGGTGAACGCATCGATCTTGAGTCTGCTTTCAAAAAAGCGGAGCACCCATTTCGTGTAGCGATTGTATGTGCTATGTGGCTTACAGGATTTGATGTTCCGAGTTTATCCACGCTTTATCTCGACAAGCCGTTGAAGGCGCATACTCTGATGCAGACGATCGCTCGTGCAAATCGTGTGAGTGAAGGCAAAAATAACGGAATGATCGTTGACTACTGCGGTATTTTCAAAAACCTGCGGCAAGCATTAGCTACTTATGCTGGGCAAGGGGATAGTGGACGAGATTTTACAAGTGGCGATGTTGATCCTACAAAACCGGCAACCGAATTGATACCGGATTTGGAAGAAGCTATTTCTTTCGTCCGTGCGTTCTTAAAAGAAGGCGGGGCTTCACTAGATGATATTATTGAGAAGACCGGGTTTGAACGAAATGCGGCGATTGTGGCGGCAAAAGACGTAGCAAATCAAAATGATGAGACACGCAAACGTTTTGAGATCATGTGCCGTGCAGTTTTTAAGAAATTTAAGGCTTGCCTAAATGAGGAGAGGGTAAACGATTATCGCAGGGATTATGATGCAATCAACATCATTTACCGGAGCTTAGAAAAAGATCGTCAACAAGCAGATATAAGTGATATTATCCGGCAACTACATGAAATTGTAGACGAAGCAATTGTAACTGCTCCAGCACAAGTCAAAGAAGAAAGTACACCATACAATATTGCTAATATCGATTTTGAACGCCTACGCAAGGAGTTTGAAAAGAGCCCTGCAAAGAATACAACTGTTCAAAATCTTAAGAATGCAATTGAAAACAGGTTGGCTCGCCTACTAAAGCAGAATCCACTCCGTACAAACTTTCAGCAACACTATGAAAAAATTGTTGAAGAGTACAACCGTGAAAAAGACCGTAGTACGATTGAGAAAACGTTTGAGGCTTTGTTGAAGCTAGTTCAAGAACTGGGTGAAGAAGAAATCCGAGCAGTGCGCGAGGGTTTGGATGAGGAAAGTCTCGCCATTTTCGACCTTCTAAAGAAACCAGATCTGAGTAAAAAAGAAACTAATAGAATAAAAAATGTAGCGGTACAATTGTTGCAGACGTTAAAGGAAGGTAAATTGAAAACGGAACGTTGGAAAGAAAAAGAATCAACACGTGATGCTGTTTTCAGTACTATACGTGACTTCCTTTGGGACGATACAACTGGATTGCCAGTGGACAGCTTTACCGATGACGAAGTGACCGAAATGAGCCATCGTGTATTCCAGCATGTTTTCTATGCGTACCCAACTTTGCCTTCGCCTATTTACAGTAATATTTCATGA
- the istA gene encoding IS21 family transposase, with protein sequence MLAMAEVNYIRHETNTKGRSYSSVARQMNMDRRTIKKYSEMEDFNQEVKSVQIRKANVMDPVKPIVDQWLLEDMGKKKKFRRTAKRIYTLLVSEHGFQGSDRTIRAYVAKRKAALLDESNDTALPLEAKAGTAQVDFGEAPFKHRGKEVILPFLVLSFPYSNSFLFQVFPSQNRECFLQGLTNMFAFLEGVPHTIRFDNLSPAVKKVLPNGERQVTEEFARFVAHYGFQYEFCNPGSGNEKGHVEAMVKYIRNNYLLPEIHYEDLSVLNEKTLNWSLGDRKRCHYEKDTLIAELYLEDKERFLQLPGKAYECVRFEQVKADKYGIVRIDQKQYSTSPRFAGQAVLAKISFDTISLLNEENEVIVRHPRLYGETKKSMDWQPYLTLMAKRPTALKYSSFYDQLPEEWKAFFGECTVEEKRNALQLLSVILKEQDFDISLQALRIASEHGHPTTESIKHVYYQLVNGRGIRETLSLPPSVPSTRNSSRGLSHYDRLMIMPGGEQR encoded by the coding sequence ATGTTAGCAATGGCTGAAGTCAATTATATCAGACATGAAACAAACACAAAAGGTCGCTCCTACTCTTCTGTTGCAAGACAGATGAATATGGATCGCAGGACAATCAAGAAGTATTCGGAGATGGAGGATTTCAATCAGGAGGTGAAGTCTGTACAGATAAGGAAAGCCAATGTAATGGATCCGGTTAAACCAATCGTTGATCAATGGCTACTTGAAGATATGGGGAAGAAAAAGAAGTTCAGAAGAACCGCAAAGCGAATCTATACTCTTCTCGTTTCGGAACATGGATTCCAAGGCTCTGACCGTACGATTCGTGCCTATGTGGCGAAAAGGAAAGCCGCCTTATTGGACGAGAGCAATGACACTGCCTTACCGTTAGAGGCGAAGGCCGGCACAGCACAGGTAGATTTTGGGGAAGCTCCTTTTAAGCACAGGGGAAAAGAGGTCATCTTGCCCTTCCTCGTCCTCTCATTCCCTTACAGCAATTCATTCCTGTTTCAAGTGTTCCCTTCCCAAAACCGGGAGTGTTTTCTACAAGGACTGACGAACATGTTCGCCTTTCTAGAAGGCGTGCCGCATACGATCCGTTTCGATAACCTGTCACCTGCGGTGAAGAAAGTGCTGCCAAACGGGGAACGGCAAGTAACAGAGGAATTCGCTCGTTTTGTTGCCCATTATGGCTTCCAATATGAATTCTGCAATCCGGGAAGCGGAAACGAGAAAGGGCACGTGGAAGCGATGGTCAAATACATACGAAACAACTATCTGTTGCCGGAAATCCACTATGAAGACCTGTCGGTCTTGAATGAGAAGACCCTGAATTGGAGCCTGGGGGATCGGAAACGTTGCCACTATGAAAAGGATACCCTGATTGCCGAACTATATTTGGAAGACAAGGAGCGCTTCCTCCAACTGCCCGGTAAAGCGTACGAATGCGTTCGGTTCGAGCAGGTCAAAGCGGATAAATACGGAATCGTCCGTATTGACCAAAAGCAATATTCCACTTCGCCACGCTTTGCGGGACAAGCGGTCTTGGCGAAGATCTCATTTGATACGATCTCGCTTCTGAACGAGGAAAATGAAGTGATCGTACGCCACCCCAGATTATATGGGGAGACAAAGAAGTCGATGGACTGGCAACCTTATCTGACCTTGATGGCAAAGAGGCCAACCGCTTTGAAATACAGCTCATTCTACGATCAATTGCCGGAGGAATGGAAAGCCTTTTTCGGTGAATGTACAGTCGAGGAGAAACGGAATGCTCTCCAACTTTTATCCGTCATATTAAAGGAACAGGATTTCGACATATCTCTACAAGCCCTACGGATTGCATCCGAACATGGACATCCTACCACGGAATCCATCAAGCACGTCTATTATCAGCTTGTGAATGGACGAGGCATTCGAGAAACACTGTCGCTTCCGCCTTCAGTGCCATCAACTAGAAATTCAAGCAGAGGCCTCTCTCATTATGATCGGTTGATGATTATGCCAGGAGGTGAGCAGCGGTGA